The following proteins come from a genomic window of Rutidosis leptorrhynchoides isolate AG116_Rl617_1_P2 chromosome 10, CSIRO_AGI_Rlap_v1, whole genome shotgun sequence:
- the LOC139871923 gene encoding uncharacterized protein produces the protein MVKFVIQKSKKKVLCAQVDNFFVELLFSFLTIPLGAVVRLTNDTSAIRNLSNSISKLGDENYFKSEDIKKRLVEPMLEPRYMKVTDYLPQIYKQDTVKGSFLKENASLVVSDDLQILVSPSVNTVKEFTSGIPLDDIELLPMSIGEPEALLILKLSLHSKSVLTDFFKSSKHYEQVEGGAK, from the exons ATGGTGAAATTTGTGATACAAAAATCAAAAAAGAAGGTGTTATGTGCACAAGTGGATAACTTTTTTGTGGAGTTGCTCTTTAGCTTTCTAACCATACCTTTGGGTGCTGTTGTGCGTTTAACAAACGATACATCGGCTATCCGTAATTTGAGTAATAGTATTTCCAAGTTGGGAGACGAAAACTACTTTAAATCTGAAGATATCAAGAAAAGGTTAGTTGAACCAATGCTTGAACCGCGTTATATGAAAGTTACTGACTATTTGCCTCAGATTTATAAACAAGATACAGTTAAAGGTAGTTTCCTCAAGGAAAATGCGTCGTTGGTAGTTTCAGATGATTTGCAGATACTTGTCTCACCGTCTGTTAACACTGTTAAGGAATTTACTTCTGGTATTCCACTTGATGATATTGAGCTTCTCCCCATGAGCATTGGTGAACCAGag gcactgttgattctcaaattgtctCTTCACTCGAAGTCAGTTTTAACTGATTTCTTCAAGTCCTCAAAACATTATGAACAAGTTGAAGGTGGAGCCAAATAA
- the LOC139873563 gene encoding uncharacterized protein, which translates to MGNSVSSVNVKVFSDKKTQKVMFIEANQDFVEVVCSFMTLPLGTIVRHFYNNNRKNNNLGCLTSIYQSVVNLNVAHFTDDKCRYVLVNPVNASYDLCKNLVFNLNDTGISATIGKATDHVEPVFLKKKGSFIITDDLTFTPLLFDTYIQLLKTLGVKDMKDLVEQTVPYNFERLYQLLMDLVFVRGWASSFTTSITSDLSQPTTAKFVIQKSKNKVLCAQVDNLFVELLFSFLTIPLGAVVRLTNSGFVSDCSSAIYTLINSISKLADENYLKSEDIKKRLLEPMVESNYLNVTDYLPQIYKEDTVKGSFLKEKASFVVSDDLQIKVSPSIKTFTEFTSDIPVDDIEVIPVSIGVQEGPLILKLSVHSKSVLTDFFNSSQNNVMNKLKVEPNNIQG; encoded by the exons ATGGGAAACAGTGTATCGTCAGTTAACGTGAAAGTATTTAGTGACAAAAAAACGCAAAAGGTGATGTTTATAGAAGCAAATCAAGATTTTGTTGAAGTTGTTTGCAGTTTTATGACTTTACCACTCGGAACAATCGTAAGACACTTCTACAACAACAACCGGAAAAATAACAATCTTGGATGCTTGACATCTATTTATCAAAGTGTTGTCAACCTTAACGTTGCGCATTTCACTGACGATAAGTGTAGATACGTACTCGTTAATCCAGTAAACGCGTCATACGATCTTTGCAAGAATCTGGTTTTTAACCTTAATGATACAGGAATTAGTGCTACTATTGGCAAGGCTACTGATCATGTTGAACCGGTCTTCCTAAAAAAGAAAGGATCTTTCATCATCACCGATGATCTCACTTTTACACCTCTCTTATTCGATACATACATCCAACTTCTTAAAACTCTTGGTGTTAAAGACATGAAAGATTTGGTCGAACAAACTGTACCCTATAATTTTGAAAGG TTATATCAGCTACTAATGGATTTGGTTTTTGTTCGAGGTTGGGCATCGTCCTTCACAACCTCTATAACGAGTGATTTGTCCCAACCTACAACGGCTAAATTTGtgatacaaaaatcaaaaaataaggTGTTATGTGCACAAGTGGATAACCTTTTTGTGGAGTTGCTCTTTAGCTTTCTAACCATACCTTTGGGTGCTGTAGTGCGTTTAACAAACAGTGGATTTGTCTCTGATTGTTCATCGGCTATCTATACTTTGATTAATAGTATTTCAAAGTTGGCAGACGAAAACTACCTCAAATCTGAGGATATCAAGAAAAGGTTACTTGAGCCGATGGTTGAATCGAATTATTTGAATGTAACTGACTATTTGCCTCAGATTTATAAAGAAGATACAGTTAAAGGTAGTTTCCTCAAGGAAAAAGCATCGTTTGTAGTTTCAGATGATTTGCAGATAAAAGTCTCACCGTCTATTAAGACATTTACCGAATTTACTTCTGATATTCCTGTTGATGATATTGAGGTTATCCCTGTGAGCATTGGTGTACAAGAG GGACCTTTAATTCTCAAATTGTCTGTTCACTCAAAGTCAGTTTTAACTGATTTCTTCAACTCTTCACAAAACAATGTTATGAACAAGTTAAAGGTGGAGCCAAATAATATACAGGGTTGA